From candidate division WOR-3 bacterium:
TTTAGTTTCCTTTTATCATTTTTATAAAAATAAGACTTTAAAAAAAATTTACTTTTTAATTTTTTCAAGTTTAATTTTTTTAGTTTTCTCAATTTTTTATTACAAAATTTTTTTATTCCCTTATAAAGAAGTTAAAGGTTTAGTTGATTACTGGAATAAATTTTATTTTAATCCTTTTAAAATTTCAGAATATGTAAGATTTTTAGGTGTTTTTATTTCAATTTTTCACGGAACTCTTGGTCTTAGAGTGCCAATTTTAGTTTTTCTTTTATTTATGAATGGTCTTTCACTTATTTATAGAAAAGATAAAATTCTTTTTTTATTTTTTGTTATTTGTATTTTGACAGTTTCATCTTTTTCTTTTCTGAGAATTTATCCCTTTCACGGAAGGCTTCTTTTATTTTTAGTTCCAGTTTTAATTTGCATCATTTCTACGAATTATTCAATAAAAAATTTATTTTTAAATAAAATATTTTACATAGCTTTTTTTATAATTTTTGTTAAAACATTTTTTTATGATTTAAAACTTTTATTATATCCACACAGAATTGAAATAAAGAAGGCAATTTCAACTCTGAAAAGGGAAAATGTTAAATATGTTTATGTTTCAGGAAGTTTAGTGATGCCCTTTAAAATTTATGAAAAAAATATAAAAGTTATTGAAAAGAACCAAATTTTTAATTATTTAAAAAATAATGACAGATTTTGGCTTATTCTTGATAAAAGGGAAATTCGAGAATTTAAAGAAAAAAATTTCTTTTTTGTAGATACTTTTAAATATTTTAATGTTTATATATGTAAAATAAAATATGTTTTGTAAATATTGTTATATCTATTGAAAATATTGAAAAAAAGATAAATAGATGGTATAAATAAATATAAAAAGATAATTGTATTATTTTGCAAGTAGTGTTGTAATAGAATTTGTTAATTTAATTTTCAAATAAAACTTAGGGGTGAGTTATGAATACAGTTATAAAAGTTAGAAATCTTCATAAAATTTATAAAAGACCAATTAAAGAAAAAGGGCTTAAAGGAGCTCTGAAAGAATTTTTTAAAAGAAAATATGAAGAAGTTTATGCATTAAAAGGAATTAGTTTTGAAGTTTATAAAGGAGAGATTCTTGGTTTTGTTGGTCCAAATGGTGCAGGTAAAACAACATGTATGAAGATTCTATCAGGTGTTCTTTATAAAACAGAGGGTTATGTGAGTGTTCTTGGTTTTGATCCATTTAAAAGGGAAAAAGAGTTTTTAAAAAAGATAACATTTGTTATGGGGCTTGAGGGATTTTTAGAGGAGATAGTATGGGATATCTCAGCAAGAGATGGTCTTGATTTTATAAAAGATTTATATGAAGTTGATGATAAGATATTTAAGAATAATTTGAATGAAATGGTGGAAATACTTGATGTTAAAGATATTCTTGATGTTCCTTTAAGAAGACTTTCAA
This genomic window contains:
- a CDS encoding glycosyltransferase family 39 protein, producing MNRKLIYLIFLSGFLIRFLLYIQRRDLWHDEAALLMNLKEKSFVELINEKLEYNQMAPLFFLILNKVSVILDNDKNNELVIRFLPFLFSLLSFFIFYFLIKEIDDNIGFLLISLLVFLISETLLLYSSEFKHYSLDVFTTCLFLLICFKFLKDYSLKYSILFFLSGLILPFFSFTIFFFYPSIILVSFYHFYKNKTLKKIYFLIFSSLIFLVFSIFYYKIFLFPYKEVKGLVDYWNKFYFNPFKISEYVRFLGVFISIFHGTLGLRVPILVFLLFMNGLSLIYRKDKILFLFFVICILTVSSFSFLRIYPFHGRLLLFLVPVLICIISTNYSIKNLFLNKIFYIAFFIIFVKTFFYDLKLLLYPHRIEIKKAISTLKRENVKYVYVSGSLVMPFKIYEKNIKVIEKNQIFNYLKNNDRFWLILDKREIREFKEKNFFFVDTFKYFNVYICKIKYVL
- a CDS encoding ATP-binding cassette domain-containing protein, whose translation is MNTVIKVRNLHKIYKRPIKEKGLKGALKEFFKRKYEEVYALKGISFEVYKGEILGFVGPNGAGKTTCMKILSGVLYKTEGYVSVLGFDPFKREKEFLKKITFVMGLEGFLEEIVWDISARDGLDFIKDLYEVDDKIFKNNLNEMVEILDVKDILDVPLRRLSKGQKMRLELIASLIYNPEVLFLDEPTLGLDIVSQKNIREFIKYYVEKNKATCILTSHYMKDVEELSDRLIIINKGEIIYEGKVKGAIEK